A segment of the Asinibacterium sp. OR53 genome:
AGTTAGTTCGGGACTGTTTTACAGCATCATCAACAACCTGTCTGACCTGGAACTGGAAGATGGCATTTCCGATTTCAGGCTGCTCGACAAAAAAGTGGTAGACATTTTAAATACCATGTCTGAAGACGAGCCTTTTTTCAGGGGACTGATCAAATGGATCGGTTTTGCCCAGAAGGGCCTGCCTTATGTACCCGAGGAACGCCACAGCGGCCGTTCCAAATACAATACCCGGCAACTGACCAAACTGGCCATCAGGGGCATCACTTCTTTCAGCACAAAACCCCTGTATATTGCCACTTACCTGGGTCTCAGCTTTTCATTACTGTCTCTCTTATACATTCCCTATATCGGTTATAGTTATTATTTTGGTCATACGATCTCAGGATGGAGTTCCATCATCGCCACCATTGCATTTTTTGGCGGCCTGCAACTGATGATCCTGGGCATTATTGGTCTGTATCTTGGCAAGCTGTTCATGCAAAGCAAACAACGTCCCCATTATATTGTTAAAGAATCCAATCTTTCCTGATACTATGTCCCCTACTGATACCAATCGTTCCTTCAAATCATTTTTCGCCAATATTCTTTACAACAGAAATTTTGCAACCGTACTCTGGTTCGGACTGGCCTTTGTAGGCGTGGTGCTCGAATATGCCAAGAGTACAGGCAACAATTATTTGATTTTTAAGGGCGTCTTTGAACACACCATTCATCAGCAGAACCTCTACCTGGCCTATCCTGCCGAATACGGGGATTACAACCATTATGGCCCGGTTTTCAGCCTGGTCATTGCTCCTTTTGCTTTGCTGCCCAATTGGCTGGGCGTGGTATTATGGGTGATGCTGAATACAGCTATCCTGTACACAGCTATCCGTATGCTGCCCATTGCCGAAAAATGGAAGAATGCCATCCTCATTTTCTCTGCCCATGAAATGATGATTGCAGCAGAATGGATGCAGAGCAATGCCATGATCGGCGCTTTCATCATACTGGGATTCGTATTCATTATCCGTGGAAAAGAAGCCTGGGCGTTGTTTTTCATCATGCTGGCCACTTTTATAAAATTGTATGGGGTCGTGGGATTTGCTTTTTTCTTTTTCAGCAAGAACAGGATCAAATTCATCGGATGGGCCATTGTATGGTCGGTAGTGTTCTTCCTTGCTCCCATGCTGATATCTACCCGTGCATTCATTGCACAATCTTATGTGGATTGGTTTACCGAACTGCGTTTCAAAGACCTCAGGAATGCGCGTATGGACATACGCAATGATTTCCAGGACATTTCGGTGATGGGTATGATCAGGCGTATCTTCCATTACCAGGCGCTCAGGAATTATTTCGTTACAGTTCCTGCTGTATTGTTGTTTGCATCTCAATACCTGCAATTCAAATATTTCAATGACGCCCGTTATCGCTTATACCTGCTTTGCTCGGTGCTGATCACTACCGTAATATTTACCACCAGCGCAGAATCGCCCACTTATATCATTGCATTTCCTGCCGTCTGCATCTGGTTCGTTCTGCAACCTGCATCCAGGTGGGCTACTGCTTTTTTTATTTTCGCACTCTTGCTCACCAGCTTCTCTTATTCCGATATTTTCACCCCTTATGTACGGGAACATCTGGTAAGACCTTATTCGCTCAAAGCATTACCTTGTTTCCTGCTATGGTTGATTTTATTGGTACAGATATGGCGGAAGCAATTCCTGGATGTCAGCCTTGACAAGTTGAACCTCAAGTTTGCAAACGCATGACGCAACACCATTCCCGATACATACTATTGAGTTTCGATGTGGAAGAATTCGATATGCCACTGGAATATGGTATGGCGATCGATCCCGGTACGCAAATGGAAGTGGGTAAAGCCGGTCTGGACGCTATCTTACCCGTATTGAACAGTGATGGAATCGCTGCTACTTTATTTACTACTGCTCATTTCGCCATGCATTATCCCGATGCTGTTCGTGCGTTGGCCGCAAAGCATGAAATAGCTTCCCACAGTTTTTATCATTCCAGTTTTTCCAACGAACACCTGCTTGAATCAAGACAGCAGTTGGAGCAGATCAGCGGCCAACCGGTGCTGGGTTTACGCATGCCCAGGATGCGCGCAGTAGACATGGAAGAAGTGAAAAAAGCAGGTTATCGCTACGACTCTTCGATCAACCCAACCTGGATCCCCGGCAGGTACAATCACCTTAACCTGCCACGAACCGTTTATACAGACCATGGGCTCACCCGCCTGCCAACATCGGTCTCGCCACATTTGCGCATTCCGTTGTTCTGGCTGAGCTTTAAAAATTTTCCCTATCCTTTTTTCAAAACACTGGTAAAACAAACCCTGCGGAAAGATGGCTATGTATGCCTGTATTTTCATCCCTGGGAATTTGTCGATATCAGTCAGTATGGACTGCCAGCTTATACCCGGAAACCCTGTGGTGCGCCTTTACTCGAACGTTTATGGCAATTGATAAAAGATTTTCGTGAAGAAGGGGAATTCATTGCCATCAGGGATTACCTGCAATAAAAAAGCCCGGCGCATGCCAGGCTGTAAACCAACTAATCGAACCTTGTTTATTTCCCATTGTTAAATAAGCTAACCCTGCCATATTCTGATACTTCCAGTATCCGCTTCAGGTTTCCATTCTCAAGCGATACATAATAATTCGATTCGCCATTAAGATCCATTTTAACGGCCTCTTTTACCTGGTAATCGGGGTAATTCGCTTTGATTTTTTTAACAGCAGATGCGGGCAGTTTGTCGAAACTTACATGGCGGCTGGTACCGATCTGCTCTCCATCGGATGAATAAAATGCTTCCATCTTTTCATTGTTCAATTCAAAGGCAAAAGAAATGAATTGGGGCTTGATGTGCCAGCTAACATTGGTTGCACCGGCGAATGCTGCTTCAAAAGCAGACTTAACACGGTAATTCAGGTGTGTAGCATCGGCAGCGAATGCGCTGGTTCCAATTGATGCAGCAATTAATACTGCGAGGAATAATTTTTTCATGGTGGTAGTTTTTTTATATAATGATTTGCTTTTCTCTCAATGGCAAGTCAAAAGTATCCTGCATTTTTTCTCTTTTTTTTCAATTATGACCGGCAATGGGCTTTCTGCTTTCGATTGTTATGAGCGGTGTTAATGCCAATGTTAAGGGTCGTTAACAATAACCTGTAATTCAATACTGCAAAGCATTACAGCCGATTCAGCCAGTTACCGGGAAATGTCAGTTCGCTGGATCAAATTGTAAACAGTGTGTTAACAGATGGGATGAACGGAAAGAACTAACTTCATATTCCTATGAATTATCTCGCACATGCATACCTTTCTTTTCACCAGCCCGATATCCTGATTGGGAACATGATCAGTGATTTTGTAAAGGGAAAGCAGCAGTTCGATTATACTCCCGGCATCCAGCAAGGCATCCGCCTGCACAGGGCCATCGATGCATTTACCGATTCGCATTCAGCCACTTTAAAAGCCAAACAATATCTCAAGCCCGCGGCAGGGCGTTATGCCGGTGCTTTTATGGATATTGTATATGATCATTTTCTTGCATTGGATCCGGGAGAAATGCAGGAAAAGGACTGGAGTATGTTCGCAGGTGAAGTGTATGACCGGTTGTTCCTTTCCCGGCCGGTACTCCCCGAAAGTTTCGCCAGCATGCTTCCGTTTATGAGCCGCCAGAACTGGCTCTATAATTACCGGTTCGACTGGGGTATCAGCAGAAGTTTCAAAGGACTGGCATCAAGGGCCCGTTACCTTACAGCCCGGTCGGATGATGTTTTTGCATTATTTGAAACACACTATCACAGCCTCGGGGAGGCTTATCAGCAATTCTTCCCCGATGTTAAAAACTTTGCTAAAGAAACCCTGGCTGCTCTCATGAAGCAATAGCCATTTATCTTTGCCAAAATTTTCTACATGAGATCGATTGTATTGGGCTGCCTGCTCATCGTGTGTTCCTTTGCTTCTCAAGCACAACAGAAACCTACCGAACTGGACAAATCTCCTATGGATATGAGTTATTGGCCAGACAATTATCCTATCCTCAGAATGAGTGGTAAAGCCAAAGACCAGCCGGTAGCGCGACTGATCTACAGCCGCCCCCTGAAAAACGGCCGCGACATCTTTGGTGGCGTTATCAAATACAATGAGTTATGGCGTTTGGGTGCCAATGAGTCTACCGAGCTGGAGCTGTTTAAAAATGTACGCATAGCGGGTAAATTGCTGCCCGCAGGAAGGTATACCATGTATTGCATTCCCGGCGAAAACAAATGGACCATCATCATCAACCGTGATAATTATTGCTGGGGCAGCTTTACCTACGATAGCCGTAAAGATGTGCTGAGAACCGATATTGATGTGAGCCGCAACAACGAAGTCGTGGAAGCTTTCACTATGTATTTCGATGATGCCAGGAACGGCACCAATCTCATTATTTTATGGGACAATCTCAAAGCTGTAATGCCCATCACCCTCAATGGTGATAATCCGCAACCTTCCAAAAAGAACACACCAAAAAAGAACTAATTTAGTTTTATGAAACTTGCAACCAAATACATACATGCAGGCACTGAGCCTGACCCCTCTACCGGTGCCATCATGACACCCATTTACCAGACTTCTACTTATGTACAGGAAGCGCCAGGCGTAAACAAAGGATATGAATATGCCCGTAGTCAAAACCCTACCCGCAAAGCGCTGGAAGATGCTTACGCACAGATCGAGAATGGCAAGTTCGGACTGGCATTCAGCAGCGGTGTGGCGGCTACCGATGCTGTGATCAAACTGCTGGCTCCCGGCGACGAAGTGATCGCTGCCAACGACATGTATGGAGGCACTTATCGCTTGTTTACCAAAGTATTTGCCAAATTCGGCATCCGCTTCACTTATGTTGATACCACGGATATTGCCAATATCAGCAAAGCCATTTCACCCGCCACCAAACTCATCTGGATTGAAACACCCACTAATCCGTTGATGAACATTACAGATATTGCGGCTGTTGCGGCTGTTGCTAAAAAAGCAAATGTGCTGCTTTGCGTAGACAATACGTTCGCATCACCTTACTTACAGAATCCATTAGACCTGGGTGCAGATATCGTTATGCATTCTGCCACCAAATACCTGGGTGGGCACAGCGATGTAATACAGGGTTGCCTGGTGATGAATGATGCCAACCTGAGAGAACAATTGTATTTCATACAGAAAAGCTGCGGCGCCGTTCCGGGTCCGCAAGACTGTTTCCTCGTATTAAGGGGCATCAAGACCCTGCACGTACGCATGCAGCGTCATTGCGAGAACGGCGAGAAAATAGCGCATTTCTTACGCAATCACCCCAAAGTAGGCAAGGTATACTGGTGCGGTTTCACCGATCATCCGGGTTATGCTGTAGCCGGCAAACAAATGCGTGGCTTCGGTGGTATGATGAGTTTCGAATTGAAAGATGACAGCGCGGAAACAGCAAGAAAAGTATTGGCCGGCACCAAAGTATTTGCTCTTGCCGAAAGCCTCGGAGGTGTTGAATCACTGATCAATCACCCTGCATCCATGACCCACGCTTCTATTCCACGGGAAGAACGCATTAAAAATGGTCTCAGCGACAGCCTTATCCGCCTGAGTGTAGGCATAGAAGATGCAGACGATCTCATAGCCGATCTCAACCAGGCCATCGGGTAAACTGCCGGTTATGAAGCCTGCTTCATTAAAAGCTTTCTTTGATGAAAAAGCGGATCTGTACAACAGGCCCGCTTTCATCAAAGATGATCCCATCTGCGTTCCCCACGACTTTTCTAAAAAGCAGGATATAGAGATCGCCGGGTTCTTTGCTTCCATATTCGCCTGGGGCAACAGAACCACCATCATCGGCAAATCAAGGGAATTGATGCAGTTGATGGATCGCAGGCCACATGAATTTTGTCTTCATCATAGCGATGCTGAGCTGAAAAAATTGCTGGGCTTTAAGCACCGGACTTTCAACAGCACCGACCTGCTTTATTTCATTGCGTTCCTGCAATTCCATTATAGCCGTTACGATTCACTGGAAGATGCTTTCCTGATGGGTCCTGATCAGGGAGTTTCTTCCACTGTTGAAAACAACCTGATCCATTTTCACGAATATTTTTTTTCGTTGGAGCATGTGCCTCCCCGTACTAAAAAACATATTGCCACTCCTTATAAAGGCTCTACCTGTAAACGCCTCAATATGTTTTTACGATGGATGGTTCGCAGTGATACAAAAGGTGTTGATTTCGGTCTCTGGAAAAAGATCAGGCCCGCACAACTGGTTTGCCCCATAGATCTCCACGTGGCCCGGGTTGCCAAACGTTTCCATATCCTGGAAAGAAAGCAAATCGATTGGGAGTCAGCGCTGGAATTAACTGCTTACCTGCGTACATTAGACCCGCAGGACCCGGTGAAGTACGATTTCGCTTTATTCGGGTTGGGTGTTATTGAAAAGTATTAATCATAGGATAACTTGCTGCAAAAATTGTAGCATCATATTTCTGCTAAATTGCAACATGAAAAAGTATTTACTGTCTCTTCTTCTCGTCTCTTCATTCCTGTTAACACAGGCACAAGTTGTAAACACTTTACAGGTACCGGGCCGGAATGCCTTTTGTACAATCGCTGAAAAAGGAGTGTCTGTACTGCCAAGCGGCAGGCAGGTAACACCGGCCGGCGAGCTGATCCGCATTACGCACGACCCTTTTGGCATGGCCTTATCTCCCGACGGGAAAAAAGCAGTAACACTGCACAATGGCGTATTTACCATCATTGACCTGCATTCCCTTGGCGCTACCAGGGTGCCCAGTTACGATAAAAAAATCGTCTCTCCTTTATCGAATGGCTCTTTTCTCGGTGTTGCTTTTGCCAACGACTCCAAAACCGTGTACCTGAGCGGCGGCGATAATGGAGCTGTGATCATATATGATATAGAAAAGTTGCAGCGCACCGACTCTCTTTCATTGAACGGAATGGTCAATGGCGTTGATTTTGAAGACAGTTTTACTTCAGACCTGGTATTGAATGAACAGGGGCATGAGCTCCTTGTGCTGGACAGGGCAAATTTTCGCCTCGTACGATATGACCTGGCTGGTAAAAAAATTACCGCTTCCATTCCCGTTGGCCGTTTACCATTTGGATTGGCATTGACGCCCGGCAACAAGATGGCCATGGTTGCAAATGTGGGCATGTATGCTTATCCGCTGATTGAAGGTGCAGACAGCGCAAACTATCAACGCAAGATGATTCCCTGGCATCCTTATGCCGATAACAGTGCAGCGTCCATCAACGGTACCACTATTAATGACGAGAAGATACCCGGTGTGGGAAGTCCTGCTGCACCTGAAGCCATGAGTGTATATACCATTGACCTTGCTACCAACCAAGTCATAGACCGGCTTAAAACCGGTCACCAGATTGGCCAGATGGTAGAAGGCGCTGAAGTAGTGGGTGGCGCCAGTCCCAACTCCATTGCTGTAGGCAGCCGCTATGCTTATGTAACCAATGCAACCAACGACAATATTTCCGTCATCGATTATGCGAATCACAAGATCGTAGATCATATCCCCATCAAAGTAGACAACCGTATTGATCATTATCGTGGATTGCTGCCCTTCGGCCTCACATTGAGTCGTGATGAAAAAACTTTGTATGTAGCGCTCCTCGGTTTCAATGCGGTAGCAGTGATCGATGTTGATACGCGACAAACAAAAGGTCTCATTCCAACCGGCTGGGGACCAACCCGTGTGCTGTTATCAAAAGATGAACAGGAGATATACGTGATCAGCTGCCGTGGCTTGGGCGCAGGACCCAATGGCGGAAAGGGTTTTGTTAAACCCATACAGGGAACTTATATTGGCGATATACAATTGGCTACTTTCCAAAAAATACGCATGCCCAATGACGAGCAGTTGGCCACTTATAGTAAACAGGCCATCGATAATACCATGCAAACCATTGCCGTTACCGTTGATGCCAAAAATCCTTTGCCTCCTTTGCCCGCACTCCGCGAGAGTCCGATAAAATACATCGTTTACATCACCAAAGAAAACAGGTCTTACGATGAAGTATTCGGGCAACTGAAAACCGGTAAAGGAGATACCACACTGGCAAGATTTGGCGTGGATGTGAATGTGTATGGGAAAAATGATACGCTGAAAGTAGCGAAGGCCAAGGTAATGCCCAATCATACCAAAGCCGCTACTGAATTTGCTTTCAGTGATAATTATTATTGCGATAGTGATGCTTCTATCCATGGCCATCACTGGATGATGGGTGTAATACCCAATGAGTGGGTTGAAACCAATTCGAGTGTTAACAAAACAGCAAAGATTTTCTCAAAAGCGCCCGGGCGCAGGTTTCCAGGCTCTACCGGCAGTATGGATCCGGAAGATTATGCCGAGACCGGTGGTTTGTGGGAAGCATTGGAGCGGCATCATATTTCATTCTACAACTTCGGCGAAGCCAATGAAACAGCACATGTAAGGGAAGAATGGTATGATACGCTTACCGGCGCCGCTCATGGTGTGATGGTGCCCATGCAAAAAGCATTGTGGAGCAGAACCAGTCATAATTACGCAGGTTTCAACACCAATATCCCCGATCAGTTTCGCATGGAGCAGTTCGAGGGTGAGTTCAGCAAAAAATGGCTGAAAGGAAAAGAAAAGATGCCGCAACTCATCACCATGCAGGTACCCAACGATCATGGCGCCGGACCAAGGCCGCAGGATGGTTATCCGTATGTGCATTCATACATGGCAGATAATGACCTGGCAGTGGGGCGTATCCTGCATTTCCTTTCCCGCACGCCTTACTGGAAAAACATGCTGGTGATCATTACCGAAGACGATCCCCAGGGAGGTGTTGATCATATCGATGCGCACCGCAGTGTGCTGATGATGGCCGGTCCCTATGTGAAAAGAGGCTATACTTCACATACACATGCGAACTTCGGATCGATCCTCAAAACCATCTACAATATACTGGGTGTTCCCTATGTAAACCAGTACGATGCTACCGCTTCATTGCTGAGCGATTTCTTTACAACAAAACCCAATTATACCCCTTATACTTTTGTGATGCCGGATAAAAGGATATTCGATCCACAGCAAGCCATGAACCGTTATCATAAAGACATCAACTGGCGAAAAATTGAACGCGGACCCGATATGGATGATGAAGATGAGATGCGCGCTAATCATTATAAGAAACTGCATTAATGCCTA
Coding sequences within it:
- a CDS encoding glycosyltransferase family 2 protein, encoding MKKKVSIVIPAFNEATNIPKVTEAVAHVFSALDYDFEIIFIDDGSTDTSASVLRQLAAANRQVSYILLSRNFGKDSALSAGLSKAHGDAVITMDADLQHPPTLIPAFLEYWENGNEVVYAYRESKNEYASGMNKVSSGLFYSIINNLSDLELEDGISDFRLLDKKVVDILNTMSEDEPFFRGLIKWIGFAQKGLPYVPEERHSGRSKYNTRQLTKLAIRGITSFSTKPLYIATYLGLSFSLLSLLYIPYIGYSYYFGHTISGWSSIIATIAFFGGLQLMILGIIGLYLGKLFMQSKQRPHYIVKESNLS
- a CDS encoding glycosyltransferase family 87 protein; this translates as MSPTDTNRSFKSFFANILYNRNFATVLWFGLAFVGVVLEYAKSTGNNYLIFKGVFEHTIHQQNLYLAYPAEYGDYNHYGPVFSLVIAPFALLPNWLGVVLWVMLNTAILYTAIRMLPIAEKWKNAILIFSAHEMMIAAEWMQSNAMIGAFIILGFVFIIRGKEAWALFFIMLATFIKLYGVVGFAFFFFSKNRIKFIGWAIVWSVVFFLAPMLISTRAFIAQSYVDWFTELRFKDLRNARMDIRNDFQDISVMGMIRRIFHYQALRNYFVTVPAVLLFASQYLQFKYFNDARYRLYLLCSVLITTVIFTTSAESPTYIIAFPAVCIWFVLQPASRWATAFFIFALLLTSFSYSDIFTPYVREHLVRPYSLKALPCFLLWLILLVQIWRKQFLDVSLDKLNLKFANA
- a CDS encoding polysaccharide deacetylase family protein; this encodes MTQHHSRYILLSFDVEEFDMPLEYGMAIDPGTQMEVGKAGLDAILPVLNSDGIAATLFTTAHFAMHYPDAVRALAAKHEIASHSFYHSSFSNEHLLESRQQLEQISGQPVLGLRMPRMRAVDMEEVKKAGYRYDSSINPTWIPGRYNHLNLPRTVYTDHGLTRLPTSVSPHLRIPLFWLSFKNFPYPFFKTLVKQTLRKDGYVCLYFHPWEFVDISQYGLPAYTRKPCGAPLLERLWQLIKDFREEGEFIAIRDYLQ
- a CDS encoding ACP phosphodiesterase; protein product: MNYLAHAYLSFHQPDILIGNMISDFVKGKQQFDYTPGIQQGIRLHRAIDAFTDSHSATLKAKQYLKPAAGRYAGAFMDIVYDHFLALDPGEMQEKDWSMFAGEVYDRLFLSRPVLPESFASMLPFMSRQNWLYNYRFDWGISRSFKGLASRARYLTARSDDVFALFETHYHSLGEAYQQFFPDVKNFAKETLAALMKQ
- a CDS encoding DUF2911 domain-containing protein, which encodes MRSIVLGCLLIVCSFASQAQQKPTELDKSPMDMSYWPDNYPILRMSGKAKDQPVARLIYSRPLKNGRDIFGGVIKYNELWRLGANESTELELFKNVRIAGKLLPAGRYTMYCIPGENKWTIIINRDNYCWGSFTYDSRKDVLRTDIDVSRNNEVVEAFTMYFDDARNGTNLIILWDNLKAVMPITLNGDNPQPSKKNTPKKN
- a CDS encoding cystathionine gamma-synthase, which codes for MKLATKYIHAGTEPDPSTGAIMTPIYQTSTYVQEAPGVNKGYEYARSQNPTRKALEDAYAQIENGKFGLAFSSGVAATDAVIKLLAPGDEVIAANDMYGGTYRLFTKVFAKFGIRFTYVDTTDIANISKAISPATKLIWIETPTNPLMNITDIAAVAAVAKKANVLLCVDNTFASPYLQNPLDLGADIVMHSATKYLGGHSDVIQGCLVMNDANLREQLYFIQKSCGAVPGPQDCFLVLRGIKTLHVRMQRHCENGEKIAHFLRNHPKVGKVYWCGFTDHPGYAVAGKQMRGFGGMMSFELKDDSAETARKVLAGTKVFALAESLGGVESLINHPASMTHASIPREERIKNGLSDSLIRLSVGIEDADDLIADLNQAIG
- a CDS encoding TIGR02757 family protein, which codes for MKPASLKAFFDEKADLYNRPAFIKDDPICVPHDFSKKQDIEIAGFFASIFAWGNRTTIIGKSRELMQLMDRRPHEFCLHHSDAELKKLLGFKHRTFNSTDLLYFIAFLQFHYSRYDSLEDAFLMGPDQGVSSTVENNLIHFHEYFFSLEHVPPRTKKHIATPYKGSTCKRLNMFLRWMVRSDTKGVDFGLWKKIRPAQLVCPIDLHVARVAKRFHILERKQIDWESALELTAYLRTLDPQDPVKYDFALFGLGVIEKY
- a CDS encoding bifunctional YncE family protein/alkaline phosphatase family protein; this translates as MKKYLLSLLLVSSFLLTQAQVVNTLQVPGRNAFCTIAEKGVSVLPSGRQVTPAGELIRITHDPFGMALSPDGKKAVTLHNGVFTIIDLHSLGATRVPSYDKKIVSPLSNGSFLGVAFANDSKTVYLSGGDNGAVIIYDIEKLQRTDSLSLNGMVNGVDFEDSFTSDLVLNEQGHELLVLDRANFRLVRYDLAGKKITASIPVGRLPFGLALTPGNKMAMVANVGMYAYPLIEGADSANYQRKMIPWHPYADNSAASINGTTINDEKIPGVGSPAAPEAMSVYTIDLATNQVIDRLKTGHQIGQMVEGAEVVGGASPNSIAVGSRYAYVTNATNDNISVIDYANHKIVDHIPIKVDNRIDHYRGLLPFGLTLSRDEKTLYVALLGFNAVAVIDVDTRQTKGLIPTGWGPTRVLLSKDEQEIYVISCRGLGAGPNGGKGFVKPIQGTYIGDIQLATFQKIRMPNDEQLATYSKQAIDNTMQTIAVTVDAKNPLPPLPALRESPIKYIVYITKENRSYDEVFGQLKTGKGDTTLARFGVDVNVYGKNDTLKVAKAKVMPNHTKAATEFAFSDNYYCDSDASIHGHHWMMGVIPNEWVETNSSVNKTAKIFSKAPGRRFPGSTGSMDPEDYAETGGLWEALERHHISFYNFGEANETAHVREEWYDTLTGAAHGVMVPMQKALWSRTSHNYAGFNTNIPDQFRMEQFEGEFSKKWLKGKEKMPQLITMQVPNDHGAGPRPQDGYPYVHSYMADNDLAVGRILHFLSRTPYWKNMLVIITEDDPQGGVDHIDAHRSVLMMAGPYVKRGYTSHTHANFGSILKTIYNILGVPYVNQYDATASLLSDFFTTKPNYTPYTFVMPDKRIFDPQQAMNRYHKDINWRKIERGPDMDDEDEMRANHYKKLH